Proteins encoded in a region of the Bacteroidota bacterium genome:
- a CDS encoding four helix bundle protein encodes MDNNKKKEEILPRSRKFAIRVLKLGHYLKNKKVEYFLRDQVARSGASIGANLHEAKASSSDKEFCRFYEIALRSGYETEYWFEILDEIYKISEEPAFVNLRSELIQINKIISVIVLKLKDKIEKESKKKKTLNLV; translated from the coding sequence ATGGACAATAATAAAAAAAAAGAAGAAATACTTCCCCGATCACGGAAGTTTGCAATAAGAGTATTGAAACTTGGTCATTATCTGAAGAATAAAAAAGTAGAATATTTTCTCAGGGATCAGGTAGCAAGAAGCGGAGCATCGATTGGAGCAAATTTGCATGAAGCAAAAGCAAGTAGTAGCGACAAAGAATTTTGCAGGTTCTATGAAATTGCGCTTCGTTCTGGTTATGAAACTGAGTATTGGTTTGAAATCCTGGATGAAATATATAAGATCAGTGAAGAGCCTGCATTTGTAAACTTAAGATCTGAATTAATTCAAATAAATAAGATCATTAGTGTAATTGTATTAAAATTAAAAGATAAGATAGAAAAGGAAAGTAAAAAGAAGAAAACGCTGAATTTGGTATGA
- the nuoF gene encoding NADH-quinone oxidoreductase subunit NuoF, whose product MGKKLLLNNDHIPGINTYDVYRKNGGYASVEKAIKTMTPEAIVEEVKKSGLRGRGGAGFPTGMKWSFLAKPEGVARYIVCNADESEPGTFKDRYLMERIPHLLIEGMITSSFALGANTSYIYIRGEYFYVARILEQAIDEAYANGWLGKNILGSGYSLDLYVQVGAGAYICGEETALLESLEGKRGNPRIKPPFPAIAGLYGCPTVVNNVETIAAVVPIVNNGGDEYAKVGIGKSTGTKLISASGHINKPGVYEIEMGITVEDFIYSDEWCGGIKNGKKLKAVVAGGSSVPILPAELILKTANGEPRLMSYESLADGGFATGTMLGSGGFIVMDESTSIVKNLWNFTRFYHHESCGQCSPCREGTGWMEKVLHKIVNGHGTLSDIDLVWDIQSKIEGKTICPLGDAAAWPVASAIRHFRAEFEDYVRNPKSIVDVKHYYRLKEQAV is encoded by the coding sequence ATGGGAAAGAAATTACTTTTAAATAACGACCACATTCCGGGAATCAATACTTATGATGTTTATCGTAAGAATGGCGGATATGCTTCCGTAGAAAAAGCGATCAAAACAATGACTCCGGAAGCCATTGTTGAAGAAGTGAAAAAATCAGGATTGCGTGGAAGAGGTGGAGCAGGATTTCCCACAGGAATGAAATGGAGTTTCCTTGCGAAGCCGGAAGGTGTTGCAAGATATATTGTATGTAATGCAGATGAGTCTGAACCGGGAACTTTCAAGGACAGATATCTGATGGAACGCATTCCGCATCTTCTTATAGAAGGAATGATCACATCAAGTTTTGCTCTTGGAGCAAATACTTCTTACATCTACATCCGCGGAGAATATTTTTATGTAGCAAGAATTTTAGAACAAGCAATCGACGAAGCGTATGCAAATGGTTGGCTTGGAAAGAATATATTAGGAAGCGGATACTCACTCGATCTGTATGTTCAGGTTGGAGCAGGTGCATATATCTGCGGAGAAGAAACAGCTTTACTTGAGTCACTGGAAGGCAAACGTGGAAATCCGCGTATCAAACCTCCATTTCCTGCAATTGCAGGTTTGTATGGTTGTCCGACAGTAGTTAATAATGTTGAAACAATTGCAGCAGTTGTTCCCATCGTGAATAATGGCGGTGACGAATATGCAAAAGTCGGAATAGGAAAAAGTACAGGAACGAAATTAATTTCAGCAAGTGGTCACATCAACAAGCCCGGTGTTTATGAAATTGAAATGGGAATTACCGTTGAAGATTTTATTTACAGCGATGAATGGTGTGGTGGAATTAAGAATGGTAAAAAACTGAAAGCAGTAGTTGCAGGAGGTTCATCTGTTCCAATTCTTCCTGCAGAATTAATTTTAAAGACAGCAAACGGTGAACCCCGATTAATGTCGTACGAATCACTTGCTGACGGCGGATTTGCAACCGGAACAATGTTAGGATCAGGTGGCTTCATTGTAATGGATGAAAGCACAAGCATCGTAAAAAATCTCTGGAACTTCACTCGTTTCTATCACCACGAAAGCTGCGGACAATGTTCGCCTTGTCGTGAAGGAACCGGCTGGATGGAAAAAGTATTACATAAAATCGTAAACGGCCACGGAACATTAAGCGACATCGATCTGGTGTGGGATATACAATCTAAAATAGAAGGAAAAACTATTTGTCCGTTAGGAGATGCAGCGGCATGGCCCGTTGCTAGTGCGATCAGACATTTCAGAGCAGAGTTCGAAGACTATGTGCGAAATCCGAAATCGATTGTGGATGTGAAGCATTACTATCGGTTGAAGGAGCAAGCAGTTTAA
- the nuoE gene encoding NADH-quinone oxidoreductase subunit NuoE, which translates to MNTGKEIKFSDESLALAKRMMQRYPEGKHKSALIPILHIAQAEFDGWLSPETMDYVASVIGIEPVEVYEVASFYSMFNLKPVGKCVIEVCRTSSCWLLGAEDVISHLEKKLNIKNGQTTSDGMFTLKSVECLGSCGTAPMMQVGADYYENLSLEKVDTLVERFRAEGKRKTYTDKAEAGN; encoded by the coding sequence ATGAATACCGGTAAAGAAATTAAATTCAGTGACGAATCCCTTGCTCTCGCAAAGAGAATGATGCAACGTTATCCTGAAGGAAAACATAAATCTGCATTGATTCCGATCCTGCATATTGCGCAAGCAGAGTTTGATGGATGGCTTAGTCCTGAAACTATGGATTACGTTGCCTCTGTAATTGGAATTGAACCTGTGGAAGTATATGAAGTTGCTTCATTTTATTCCATGTTCAATCTGAAGCCTGTCGGAAAATGTGTGATCGAAGTTTGTCGCACAAGTTCATGCTGGTTACTTGGTGCTGAAGATGTAATTTCTCATCTCGAAAAAAAATTGAATATAAAAAACGGACAAACTACATCTGACGGAATGTTTACACTGAAGTCTGTTGAATGTCTTGGTTCATGCGGCACAGCGCCGATGATGCAAGTGGGTGCAGATTATTATGAAAATCTTAGTCTTGAAAAAGTAGATACACTCGTTGAGAGATTCCGTGCAGAAGGCAAAAGAAAAACCTATACAGATAAAGCGGAGGCCGGAAATTAA
- a CDS encoding NADH-quinone oxidoreductase subunit C, protein MNKPSIDQIAEAINEKFGNAILSREEKYDFTVFTIDKSILVSLCKFLYDDERFQFRYLTTACGIHLPDEPKPFAMMYQLHSLVFNVRIRIKAYTTLNDLHFDTLIPIFSAANWMEREAFDFYGIRFNGHPKMTRILNVEDMDYHPMRKEYPVEDRTRYDKDDTMFGREKANFKKLT, encoded by the coding sequence ATGAATAAGCCTTCAATAGATCAGATCGCAGAAGCTATCAATGAAAAATTTGGTAATGCAATTTTAAGCAGGGAAGAAAAATACGATTTTACTGTTTTTACGATCGACAAAAGTATCCTCGTTTCTCTATGTAAATTTTTGTATGATGATGAAAGATTTCAGTTTCGTTATCTTACAACTGCATGTGGTATTCATCTTCCTGATGAACCGAAACCATTTGCAATGATGTATCAATTGCATAGTTTAGTCTTCAATGTTCGCATTCGTATCAAAGCGTATACGACTTTGAATGATCTGCATTTTGATACACTCATTCCAATCTTTTCAGCTGCGAACTGGATGGAAAGAGAAGCATTCGATTTTTATGGCATTCGTTTCAATGGTCATCCAAAGATGACTCGCATTCTGAATGTAGAAGATATGGATTATCATCCGATGCGGAAAGAATATCCGGTTGAAGATCGTACACGTTACGATAAAGATGATACAATGTTTGGTCGTGAAAAAGCCAATTTCAAAAAATTAACTTAG
- a CDS encoding NADH-quinone oxidoreductase subunit B produces MKDIQSASNVNIVQAPAGFEGPGFFATKLDHVVGLARKNSIWPLPFATSCCGIEFMATMASTYDLARFGSERLSFSPRQADLLMVMGTIAKKMGPVLRQVYEQMAEPRWVLSVGACASSGGIFDSYSVLQGIDHIIPVDVYVPGCPPRPEQILEGVMSIQTLIQNESLRRRNSPEYKQLLASYGIE; encoded by the coding sequence ATGAAAGATATACAATCAGCATCCAACGTAAATATTGTACAAGCTCCGGCCGGATTTGAAGGTCCTGGATTCTTTGCAACGAAGTTGGATCACGTAGTAGGACTGGCGAGAAAAAATTCTATTTGGCCACTTCCATTTGCAACCAGTTGTTGCGGAATTGAATTCATGGCAACAATGGCTTCAACTTATGATCTTGCAAGATTCGGTTCAGAACGTTTGAGTTTTTCTCCGCGTCAGGCCGACCTTCTGATGGTCATGGGAACGATTGCAAAAAAGATGGGACCTGTTTTACGTCAGGTGTACGAACAAATGGCTGAACCACGTTGGGTTCTTTCAGTTGGTGCATGTGCGTCGAGCGGTGGAATTTTCGATTCGTATTCTGTATTGCAAGGCATCGATCATATTATTCCTGTCGACGTATATGTTCCCGGTTGTCCACCACGTCCTGAACAAATTCTTGAAGGCGTTATGAGTATTCAGACACTTATCCAGAATGAATCATTACGCCGCAGAAATTCTCCTGAGTATAAACAGCTTCTTGCTTCTTACGGAATAGAATAA
- a CDS encoding NADH-quinone oxidoreductase subunit A codes for MNPSSHTSDFLPILIQFLVAAGFVVTTMIATHLLGPKRKSKIKLDTFECGIESHGNARIPFSIKYFLVAILFVLFDVEVIFMYPWAVNFKELGVLGLLEMFLFMGLLLTGFFYIIRKGALKWE; via the coding sequence ATGAACCCTTCAAGTCATACTTCCGACTTTCTTCCCATCCTGATCCAGTTTTTGGTAGCTGCAGGCTTTGTTGTTACAACAATGATCGCTACTCATTTGCTGGGACCAAAGCGGAAATCCAAGATAAAACTTGACACTTTTGAGTGTGGAATCGAATCACATGGCAATGCCAGAATTCCATTTTCAATCAAATATTTCCTGGTCGCAATTCTATTCGTTCTGTTTGATGTCGAAGTGATCTTTATGTATCCTTGGGCAGTAAACTTTAAAGAGCTTGGTGTGTTGGGTTTGTTGGAGATGTTTTTATTTATGGGTTTACTACTAACAGGATTTTTCTACATCATCAGAAAAGGCGCTTTGAAGTGGGAATAG
- a CDS encoding TetR/AcrR family transcriptional regulator: MTKKEHILAISEELFAEFGYDATSIRMIAKKADINIAMVSYYFGSKEMLFTEMVEQRALIFRTKLQDIQKDIEDPIARIDSMIESYIDKVMDNYRFHKILHRQISLQNTDEMSNQIQSILMKNITEVRNIIEDGIRKKVFRQVDVELLIITFFGTVAQFSNSSCLTTRLFDLDNNKHISEYPEMKARMKKYLTDLFKKYLMISNE, translated from the coding sequence ATGACAAAGAAAGAACACATACTTGCAATTTCTGAAGAGTTGTTTGCTGAATTCGGGTACGATGCCACATCGATCCGGATGATAGCCAAAAAAGCTGATATCAATATTGCAATGGTCTCTTACTATTTCGGTTCAAAAGAAATGTTGTTTACGGAAATGGTTGAACAAAGAGCATTGATCTTCAGGACAAAATTACAAGACATCCAGAAAGATATTGAAGATCCAATCGCCAGAATTGACAGTATGATCGAAAGCTATATTGATAAGGTGATGGACAATTACAGATTTCACAAAATTCTTCATCGGCAAATCTCATTACAGAATACAGATGAAATGAGTAATCAGATTCAATCGATACTTATGAAAAATATTACTGAAGTAAGAAACATCATAGAAGATGGAATCAGAAAAAAAGTTTTCCGTCAGGTCGATGTTGAATTACTGATCATAACTTTTTTCGGAACAGTAGCTCAGTTTTCCAATTCATCATGTCTTACTACACGCTTGTTTGATCTCGACAATAACAAACATATCAGTGAATATCCTGAAATGAAAGCGCGAATGAAAAAATATCTCACAGATCTTTTTAAAAAATATTTAATGATCTCAAATGAATAA
- a CDS encoding TolC family protein — MNKIPEHMIKKIRSLFFVLIAGLPLSGFAQQKSELLSVNELIKTGLDSSKSLKISQAKLQMAQAKYDQAMDATLPTVKLNANYTRLSDIEAPKFLFPGASEPVSLFPVYLNNYSVGISASETIFSGFRLKYAKESTNLLNDAAKFEFVKDREDIIFNLLNAYFNLNKLESSEKVIQENLKQTAERIRETELAEKNGLVTQNDLLRWKLQQSNLELTLLDIQNNLEVANYNLNLQLGQNPETKIEVDSNAITTFHTVLSLQEYMDIAAKNRNDLTAAQIRSNASFNNLQIAKNSYLPRITIQGEALDARPNSRYIPPVDKFNSTWAAGITFNWDLISIYSNKHNVDEYQSLYVQSKERVNILSDAIKVDVNQNYLNYNEAIKRLQVMERSVVQSEENLRLTDSRYKNSLVILSELLEANNLVIQSKINLAIARADLQVAYYRLIKSAGNLQKEF, encoded by the coding sequence ATGAATAAAATTCCAGAACATATGATCAAAAAAATCAGGTCACTTTTCTTTGTACTTATTGCAGGACTCCCTCTTTCCGGGTTTGCTCAACAAAAATCAGAATTGCTTTCCGTCAATGAATTGATAAAAACAGGACTGGACAGCAGTAAATCACTGAAGATCTCACAGGCTAAATTACAAATGGCTCAGGCAAAATATGATCAGGCTATGGATGCAACATTGCCAACTGTAAAGCTGAATGCAAATTATACCAGACTGAGTGACATTGAAGCTCCTAAGTTTTTATTTCCGGGAGCAAGTGAACCGGTTTCGTTATTTCCTGTTTATCTGAATAATTACTCTGTCGGCATCAGCGCATCTGAAACAATTTTTTCAGGATTCAGACTGAAGTATGCAAAAGAATCTACCAATCTTTTAAATGATGCTGCGAAATTTGAATTCGTTAAAGACAGAGAAGATATTATTTTCAATCTGCTCAATGCATATTTTAATCTGAACAAATTAGAATCTTCAGAAAAAGTAATTCAGGAAAACTTAAAGCAAACCGCAGAACGTATCCGTGAGACTGAACTTGCAGAGAAAAACGGGCTTGTTACTCAGAATGATTTGTTACGCTGGAAATTACAACAGTCGAATCTTGAATTGACTTTACTGGACATCCAGAACAACCTTGAGGTAGCAAACTATAATCTCAATCTTCAGTTAGGACAAAATCCGGAAACGAAAATTGAAGTTGATTCGAACGCCATCACTACTTTTCACACTGTATTATCGCTTCAGGAATACATGGACATTGCAGCAAAAAACAGAAATGATCTTACTGCTGCTCAGATCCGTTCCAATGCTTCATTTAACAATTTGCAGATCGCTAAAAACAGTTATCTGCCAAGGATAACAATTCAAGGTGAAGCCCTGGATGCAAGACCTAATAGCAGATACATTCCACCGGTAGATAAATTCAATTCAACGTGGGCAGCAGGAATTACATTTAACTGGGACCTCATCAGTATCTACTCCAACAAGCACAATGTAGACGAATATCAATCTCTTTATGTTCAGTCAAAAGAAAGAGTGAATATTCTATCTGATGCAATTAAAGTCGACGTCAATCAAAATTATCTTAATTACAATGAAGCCATCAAAAGACTTCAGGTAATGGAAAGATCAGTTGTTCAATCGGAAGAGAATTTAAGACTCACTGATTCGAGATATAAAAACAGTCTTGTTATTCTTAGTGAATTACTGGAAGCAAACAATCTTGTTATCCAATCTAAAATAAATCTTGCCATTGCAAGAGCTGATCTGCAAGTAGCATATTATCGTCTTATAAAATCAGCAGGAAACCTACAAAAAGAATTTTAA
- a CDS encoding HlyD family secretion protein — translation MENTAPKKKNKVLPIILVLVVCTVGIYAFNKISYARHHEDTDDAQLDNDINPVLARVAGYVDQIRFEDNQMVNKGDTLVLLDDRDLEIKVEQAAAALENAKASVSVAEANVSSAIANFETAKSTVESSRIRVWKSSQDFTRFQNLLNDKAVTQQQYDAAKAEKETADAQQSISQRQQNAASAMVDAAKKQITVANANVSQKQADLDYAKLQLSYATIIAPATGIASKKNIQQGQFVNAGSSLFAIVADNNVYVLANFKETQLEKMQKGNPVEVIVDAFPDTKLEGTVYNFSAATGAKFSLLPPDNATGNFVKVIQRIPVKIALKGLETLKDKLRPGMSVKVSVKID, via the coding sequence ATGGAAAATACAGCACCCAAAAAGAAAAATAAAGTCCTACCAATTATCCTTGTGTTGGTAGTTTGCACTGTTGGAATTTATGCATTCAATAAAATCTCCTATGCACGTCATCATGAAGATACAGACGATGCACAACTTGATAACGATATCAATCCTGTCCTGGCAAGAGTAGCAGGGTATGTTGATCAGATCCGTTTTGAAGATAATCAAATGGTAAATAAAGGCGACACTCTTGTTTTACTTGACGACCGCGATCTGGAGATAAAAGTTGAACAAGCTGCGGCCGCACTTGAAAATGCGAAGGCTTCCGTTTCTGTTGCAGAAGCAAATGTAAGTTCAGCAATTGCGAATTTTGAAACAGCAAAATCTACGGTTGAATCATCAAGAATAAGAGTATGGAAAAGTTCTCAGGATTTCACAAGATTTCAGAATCTGTTAAACGATAAAGCTGTCACTCAACAACAATATGATGCAGCAAAAGCCGAAAAGGAAACTGCAGATGCGCAACAATCAATTTCACAACGTCAGCAAAACGCTGCATCGGCAATGGTTGACGCTGCAAAGAAACAGATCACTGTTGCGAATGCGAACGTAAGTCAGAAGCAAGCTGATCTTGACTACGCTAAACTTCAGTTATCGTATGCAACGATCATCGCTCCTGCTACAGGAATTGCATCAAAGAAAAATATTCAGCAAGGACAGTTTGTTAATGCCGGCTCATCACTTTTTGCAATTGTTGCAGACAATAATGTATATGTATTGGCAAATTTCAAAGAAACCCAACTGGAAAAAATGCAAAAAGGAAATCCTGTTGAAGTGATCGTAGATGCATTTCCTGATACTAAACTGGAAGGAACTGTCTATAATTTTTCAGCTGCAACAGGAGCAAAATTTTCATTGTTACCACCTGATAATGCTACCGGAAATTTTGTAAAAGTCATTCAGCGGATACCGGTCAAGATCGCATTGAAAGGACTGGAAACTCTGAAAGATAAACTTCGTCCGGGAATGTCGGTGAAAGTTTCGGTGAAGATTGATTGA